A part of Larkinella insperata genomic DNA contains:
- a CDS encoding DUF4175 family protein — translation MQMQDSIQTLLLRIEEYRKKFYINQIAKGAIFFIAFTLSIYLLMNTAEFFGRFSSPVRGVLFFGSLTVMAVALYYWVINPLIHLYGLGKSLSQEEAAQQIGRFFPEVGDKLLNTLQLRALSRQQSDLLEASINQRSKQLLIVRFADAIQINQNRRFVKYAVIPAFIIGGLLLLYPAFLTSTSKRIISYDQEFAEEAPFQFLLRNKNLKAFRNEDYTLELQLKGNSLPQDVYLVSNNTRFKLANDGKGLFTYTFDNVQRDIPFRFEAVGFTSPNYALTVLDRPGLLSFDVSLVYPAYLNKPSEQLSNVGNLLVPEGTQVTWRFSAANTDSVLVRFGSEPRGLVADKQSSDEFEFSRVVKKSSMYSISLKNRVAASRDNIQYTLNVVNDKFPQVSLENFKDTTFYNYVMLGGTITDDYGFSNLKVMYKVIRAGQNAPERFLARSVPFNRSTSTQNFYYQWGLDSLKMQPGDRLEYFVQVWDNDAINGFKSARSSFAQFAVPDQNKLSEEAERSSEKTENQISKTLSKAQQLKKDLNSLENRLQTKKNLDFQDKKQAEDLLKKREELLQELKELQEQNRTNNERQQRFNNQNPEMLQKFEQLQKLMNELMDPETQKLYEELKKMLEQKQDEKMIDMLDRLKNKEKNLEKELERALELFKQLQMEQKMENTIKDLQQQAEKQEQLAKESEKKEGQQAPKDDKAQPKKEDSQSKKDSAHSKKEDQQGKKDDNADSKKNENNASKKDENTDLSKKQEDLNKDFQKTREDLKDIEKMAQDMKNNQEQDTHQDLQQEISNEQQESKEQLDKQQNSKASKSQRNAAKQMKKLSEQLEQQMQSSEMEESQENMDDLRDILENLIQLSFDQERVMKDFKAVSLQDPRFVKLAQDQLKLQDDAKIIEDSLYALANRVLQIQTFVTRELNSMKGYMDESVKYIRERRLNVATSKQQFAMTSINNLALMLSDVFKQMQEQMNQMSSSSSGKGKKKGKAKSMALGEMQKQLNERMQKLLKEGQNQGQGGKGGRGMSEELSRLAAEQAMMRKMLKELQDAQKGTEVGKKLGNEMNDIMNKMDETETDLVNKRLSQNTVKRQQEMLIRLLESEKAIKEQEEDMQRKSESAKPVMRKPPPQYEQLVRDKQKQVELLRSVPPDFSPFYKREVDSYLKKLK, via the coding sequence ATGCAGATGCAAGATTCCATTCAAACGCTGCTGCTGCGTATTGAAGAATACAGGAAAAAGTTTTACATCAATCAGATTGCTAAAGGCGCCATTTTTTTCATTGCGTTCACGTTGTCGATCTACCTCCTCATGAACACGGCCGAGTTTTTTGGCCGGTTTAGTTCGCCCGTACGTGGAGTTCTGTTTTTCGGGTCGCTGACGGTGATGGCGGTCGCCTTGTATTACTGGGTCATCAATCCACTTATTCACCTATACGGTTTGGGTAAGTCGCTCAGTCAGGAAGAAGCGGCTCAGCAAATCGGACGGTTTTTTCCAGAGGTTGGTGATAAACTTCTCAATACTCTACAGCTTCGGGCGCTTAGCCGTCAGCAGAGTGATCTGCTGGAAGCAAGCATTAATCAGCGTTCCAAGCAACTACTAATTGTGCGGTTTGCTGACGCTATTCAGATTAATCAGAACCGTCGCTTTGTAAAATACGCCGTTATTCCGGCTTTTATCATTGGTGGTTTGTTGTTGTTGTACCCGGCCTTTTTGACCAGTACGTCGAAACGGATTATCAGCTATGATCAGGAATTCGCCGAGGAAGCCCCATTCCAGTTTTTACTACGGAACAAGAATCTGAAAGCATTTCGGAATGAGGATTACACGCTGGAGCTTCAGTTAAAAGGGAATTCCCTGCCACAGGATGTTTACCTGGTTTCGAACAACACCCGTTTTAAATTAGCGAACGACGGCAAAGGGCTTTTCACGTATACCTTTGATAATGTTCAACGCGATATACCGTTCCGCTTTGAAGCCGTTGGATTTACTTCGCCCAATTATGCCCTCACGGTTTTGGACCGCCCGGGTCTGCTTTCGTTTGACGTAAGCCTGGTTTACCCGGCATATTTAAACAAGCCCTCGGAACAACTATCCAACGTCGGGAACTTGCTTGTTCCGGAGGGCACTCAGGTAACCTGGCGGTTTTCGGCTGCCAACACGGACTCGGTTCTGGTTCGGTTTGGCAGCGAACCTCGCGGTTTGGTTGCCGATAAGCAGTCGTCCGATGAGTTCGAGTTCTCGCGCGTGGTCAAGAAATCGTCGATGTATTCCATTTCGTTGAAGAACAGAGTAGCTGCTAGCCGTGATAACATTCAATACACGCTGAACGTCGTCAACGATAAGTTTCCGCAGGTTTCACTGGAAAACTTCAAGGACACGACTTTCTATAATTACGTGATGCTGGGAGGGACGATTACCGATGACTACGGTTTCTCGAATCTGAAGGTCATGTACAAAGTGATTCGCGCCGGTCAAAACGCGCCGGAAAGATTTCTAGCTCGTTCTGTTCCTTTCAACCGGTCGACTTCTACGCAGAATTTTTACTACCAATGGGGGCTTGATAGCCTAAAAATGCAGCCCGGCGATCGGTTAGAATATTTTGTTCAGGTTTGGGATAACGACGCCATCAACGGCTTTAAAAGCGCCCGTTCGAGCTTTGCCCAGTTCGCCGTGCCCGATCAGAACAAACTTTCGGAAGAAGCTGAGCGCTCATCTGAAAAAACGGAAAACCAGATCAGCAAGACCCTATCGAAGGCACAACAGCTTAAGAAAGATCTAAATTCTTTGGAAAACCGGCTTCAGACCAAAAAGAATCTGGATTTCCAGGATAAGAAACAAGCCGAAGACCTGCTGAAAAAACGGGAAGAGTTGCTTCAGGAGTTGAAAGAATTGCAAGAACAAAACCGTACCAATAATGAGCGGCAGCAGCGTTTTAACAATCAGAATCCCGAAATGCTCCAGAAATTTGAGCAGCTTCAGAAGCTGATGAATGAGCTGATGGATCCCGAAACGCAGAAGTTGTACGAGGAACTGAAGAAGATGCTGGAGCAAAAGCAGGACGAGAAAATGATTGATATGCTCGACCGGCTGAAGAATAAAGAGAAGAATTTAGAGAAAGAACTCGAACGGGCGCTCGAGCTTTTCAAACAACTGCAGATGGAACAAAAGATGGAAAACACCATCAAAGACCTTCAGCAGCAAGCCGAAAAGCAGGAACAATTAGCGAAAGAAAGCGAGAAAAAAGAAGGTCAGCAAGCGCCGAAAGACGATAAAGCGCAACCCAAAAAAGAAGACTCACAGTCGAAAAAGGACAGCGCTCACTCGAAAAAAGAAGATCAGCAGGGTAAAAAGGATGACAATGCTGACAGCAAGAAAAACGAGAACAACGCTTCAAAAAAAGATGAGAACACTGATTTGAGCAAGAAGCAGGAGGACCTGAATAAAGACTTTCAGAAAACGCGTGAAGATCTGAAAGATATTGAAAAGATGGCTCAGGATATGAAGAATAACCAGGAGCAGGATACGCATCAGGACCTTCAGCAGGAGATCAGTAACGAGCAACAGGAAAGTAAAGAGCAACTCGACAAACAGCAGAACAGCAAAGCCTCCAAATCTCAACGGAACGCGGCCAAGCAAATGAAGAAGCTGAGCGAGCAGTTGGAGCAGCAAATGCAGTCATCGGAGATGGAAGAGTCGCAGGAAAACATGGATGATCTGCGCGATATTCTGGAGAACTTGATTCAGCTTTCGTTTGATCAGGAGCGGGTTATGAAAGATTTCAAAGCCGTTTCTCTGCAAGACCCGCGTTTTGTAAAACTTGCCCAGGACCAGCTAAAGCTGCAGGATGATGCCAAGATTATTGAGGATAGTTTGTACGCATTAGCCAACCGCGTGCTGCAAATCCAGACGTTCGTAACGCGGGAATTGAACAGTATGAAAGGTTACATGGATGAGAGTGTGAAATACATTCGTGAGCGTCGGCTGAATGTTGCTACTTCCAAACAACAATTTGCGATGACCTCCATCAATAACCTAGCTTTGATGTTGAGCGATGTTTTCAAGCAGATGCAGGAGCAAATGAATCAGATGTCGTCCTCTAGTTCAGGCAAAGGCAAGAAAAAAGGCAAGGCAAAGAGCATGGCTTTGGGCGAGATGCAAAAGCAATTGAACGAGCGGATGCAGAAGCTTTTGAAAGAAGGCCAGAATCAGGGGCAAGGTGGCAAAGGCGGCCGCGGGATGTCGGAAGAACTTTCTCGCCTGGCGGCCGAACAAGCCATGATGCGCAAGATGCTGAAGGAATTGCAGGATGCCCAAAAAGGTACGGAAGTTGGGAAGAAACTGGGCAATGAGATGAATGACATTATGAACAAGATGGATGAAACCGAAACCGACCTTGTGAATAAACGACTCTCTCAAAATACCGTTAAACGCCAGCAGGAAATGTTGATTCGTTTGTTGGAATCTGAAAAAGCGATCAAAGAGCAGGAGGAAGATATGCAACGGAAATCTGAATCAGCGAAGCCTGTTATGCGTAAACCGCCCCCGCAGTATGAGCAACTGGTGAGAGATAAGCAGAAACAAGTTGAATTGTTGCGATCTGTTCCGCCGGACTTTTCGCCATTTTACAAACGCGAGGTAGATTCTTACCTCAAGAAGTTAAAGTAA
- a CDS encoding ComF family protein produces MIGKLIVSGFQDLLNLFYPNPCLLCQDSLQQSEEIICTACRLQLPETGQHRGEALIDGQTKFAGKVPVEFVYAYLYFTKRGKTQRLIHALKYRGNKEVGNLLGRWYGNQLKTDIHLNDHIDLIVGVPLHPAKLRQRGYNQSDWIAQGLSQALDIPWSDRILTRNRNTISQTGKDRMGRWENVSNVFQISDPDLVTNKRILLVDDVLTTGATLEACTAALLASNSQSVGIITAAATR; encoded by the coding sequence ATGATCGGAAAACTTATTGTCAGCGGATTTCAGGATTTGCTGAATCTGTTCTATCCAAACCCGTGTTTGTTGTGTCAAGACAGCTTGCAACAAAGCGAGGAAATCATTTGCACGGCCTGTCGGCTTCAACTCCCGGAAACCGGCCAGCACCGCGGAGAAGCCCTCATTGATGGGCAAACCAAGTTCGCCGGAAAAGTGCCGGTTGAGTTTGTGTATGCTTACCTCTATTTTACGAAACGCGGGAAAACACAACGACTTATTCATGCGCTGAAATACCGTGGTAACAAAGAGGTCGGTAATTTGCTGGGACGCTGGTATGGTAATCAGCTAAAAACCGACATTCACCTAAATGACCACATCGACCTCATTGTCGGAGTGCCCCTCCACCCTGCCAAGCTCCGTCAGCGGGGCTACAACCAAAGTGACTGGATCGCTCAGGGGCTTTCCCAAGCACTGGACATTCCGTGGAGCGACCGGATTCTGACCCGAAACCGTAATACCATCAGCCAGACCGGTAAAGACCGCATGGGGCGCTGGGAGAACGTTAGTAATGTCTTCCAGATTAGCGACCCCGATTTAGTGACCAACAAGCGCATTTTACTGGTAGACGATGTTCTGACTACCGGAGCCACGTTAGAAGCCTGTACGGCCGCTTTATTGGCCTCAAACAGCCAGTCTGTTGGCATTATAACAGCAGCGGCCACCCGATAG
- a CDS encoding SUMF1/EgtB/PvdO family nonheme iron enzyme, whose amino-acid sequence MIYLLAFAAVLGACKSKHPTSVKPGKQSTATGIDYNKENGFQVAKYRGQTAGPNLVFIEGGRFTMGALEEDVMNSRDNRERTVSIQSFYMDETEIANIHYLEYLDAIQRDSSEEVYTRALPDTNVWKNPLSYNDPYVTQYLRFPGFRYYPVVGVSWEQAVDYSTWRTDAVNANMAKNGSPGTKKKGFSLKRKKKEETAPAGEAEQPAVAKNSQTTPAMESGNILPNYRLPSEAEWEYAAKAMIGTQYIDENQSNQRIYPWDGSSIRNAKKGRKQGQMLANFKRGRGDYAGIAGKSNDAAIITAEIYTYPPNDFGLYNMAGNVNEWVYDVYRPLSYQDMNDLNPLRRDGYLDEEKNYDTKNGNSIINDKLRVYKGGSWADVAYWLAPGTRRFMAQDSATATIGFRCAMIAGGRNK is encoded by the coding sequence ATGATCTACCTGCTGGCTTTTGCCGCGGTATTAGGTGCGTGTAAGTCCAAGCACCCGACTAGCGTGAAGCCGGGTAAGCAAAGTACAGCCACCGGTATTGATTATAATAAAGAGAATGGATTTCAGGTAGCGAAGTACAGAGGACAGACGGCGGGCCCGAACCTGGTGTTCATCGAAGGAGGACGTTTCACGATGGGTGCGCTGGAAGAAGATGTGATGAACTCGCGCGACAACCGCGAACGGACCGTCAGTATCCAGTCGTTCTACATGGACGAAACCGAAATTGCTAACATTCACTACCTCGAGTACCTGGATGCGATTCAGCGCGATTCATCCGAAGAAGTTTACACCCGGGCACTGCCGGATACCAACGTCTGGAAGAACCCGCTTTCGTACAATGACCCTTACGTAACCCAATACCTGCGTTTCCCCGGCTTCCGGTATTATCCAGTAGTGGGTGTATCGTGGGAACAAGCCGTCGACTACTCGACCTGGCGGACGGATGCTGTTAATGCAAACATGGCGAAAAACGGCTCTCCGGGAACCAAGAAGAAAGGCTTTTCACTAAAACGGAAGAAGAAAGAGGAAACTGCTCCGGCTGGTGAAGCGGAGCAACCCGCCGTTGCCAAGAATTCGCAGACTACTCCCGCGATGGAAAGCGGCAACATTCTGCCGAATTACCGTCTGCCATCTGAAGCCGAGTGGGAATACGCAGCGAAGGCCATGATTGGTACGCAGTACATCGACGAAAACCAGTCAAACCAACGCATTTATCCGTGGGACGGTTCTTCGATCCGGAATGCGAAAAAAGGCCGGAAACAAGGTCAGATGCTGGCCAACTTCAAACGGGGCCGTGGTGACTACGCCGGTATCGCCGGTAAATCGAACGATGCCGCGATCATTACCGCAGAAATTTACACGTATCCCCCGAATGATTTCGGGCTGTATAACATGGCCGGAAACGTAAACGAGTGGGTATATGATGTATACCGTCCGCTGTCGTACCAGGATATGAATGACCTGAACCCGTTACGTCGGGATGGTTACCTGGATGAAGAGAAAAACTACGATACGAAAAACGGCAACTCCATCATCAACGATAAACTACGGGTTTACAAAGGGGGTTCGTGGGCTGATGTAGCCTATTGGTTAGCCCCCGGTACCCGCCGGTTTATGGCGCAGGATTCAGCAACGGCCACAATTGGTTTCCGTTGTGCGATGATTGCCGGAGGACGGAACAAATAA
- the mfd gene encoding transcription-repair coupling factor, with the protein MEISSVRLLVFTIFMKVADLITLYTEDSFIKIIGEQFRQPYTADPARIQLKGIVGSLDAVLAASVYRMHPSTFLFVLSDREEASYFFNDLQNLLGEEVLFFPMSYKKPYQYEEVENANVLMRAEVLNKLNSDAKPNVIVVTYPEALSEKVINKRSLRANTLSVKVGDKIDANFVNELLNSYDFEKTDFVYEAGQFSIRGGIIDVFSFASEFPYRIELFGDEIESIRLFNPESQLSTDPVDQISIIPNIENKLIHETREPFLEFFSNTATLWFKDVELTLEIIEKNFEKAEQSLASLVGGKGGIQIVSDPNVLFETRRGLLNQIKTFRTVEFGRRFYFKSENRLTYSSKVQPSFNKDFKRLVDNLSENQSKGYTNIIAAESYKQQERLKTIFDELDPFLKFQPLNISLKEGFIDEQTKVVCYTDHQIFDRYYKYRVRDKFSKSKALTLRELKTLQPGDFVTHVDHGIGRFAGLEKVDVGGREQEAIRLIYRDNDILLVSIHSLHKIAKYTGKEGTPPVMSKLGSQEWDLKKSRVKKQVKDIAKELISLYAKRRQAPGFAFSQDSFLQAELESSFIYEDTPDQAKATADVKADMEQSHPMDRLVCGDVGFGKTEVAVRAAFKAVTDNKQVAVLVPTTILAMQHYNTFRERLADFPVKIEYINRFRTTAQIKETLKRVASGETGILIGTHRIVNKDIKFKDLGLLIIDEEQKFGVKTKDRLKEMRVDVDVLTLTATPIPRTLHFSLMGARDLSVIATPPPNRQPVTTEVHTFSETVVRDAVSYEVRRGGQVFFVHNRVSDIESIANLIMRLVPDARVSVAHGQMEGERLERVMTKFIEGESDVLVSTNIIESGLDIPNANTIIINQAHMFGLSDLHQMRGRVGRSNKKAFCYLMTPPVSVITSDARKRLQTLEDFSELGEGFKIAMRDLDIRGAGNLLGAEQSGFVNDLGFEMYHKILDEAVQELKETEFKNLFMPNEDSMKTLLPDTLIETDLQVLIPERYVANISERLSLYNQLDNIQNQAELESFQRSVVDRFGPMPEEVVNLIKLVTVRWKAERLQFEKLTLKNNIMKGTFVSSGNDDFFNSGQFGKVIDYVKNNSTTCSLKDYKGKLIFTQRDVSSVDQMNDVLSRMVE; encoded by the coding sequence ATGGAAATTAGCTCCGTGCGGCTTTTGGTATTTACTATTTTTATGAAGGTAGCCGATTTAATTACGCTTTATACCGAAGATAGCTTCATCAAAATCATTGGTGAACAATTTCGCCAGCCCTACACCGCAGATCCCGCTCGCATTCAGCTGAAAGGCATTGTTGGCAGTCTGGATGCCGTACTGGCTGCGTCTGTTTACCGCATGCATCCTTCCACGTTTTTGTTTGTTCTGAGCGACCGGGAGGAAGCTTCTTATTTTTTCAACGATTTACAGAATTTATTGGGGGAAGAAGTCCTGTTTTTCCCCATGTCTTATAAAAAGCCGTATCAGTACGAGGAGGTTGAAAATGCCAATGTGCTAATGCGGGCGGAAGTACTGAACAAGTTAAACTCCGACGCCAAACCCAACGTCATCGTGGTGACGTATCCGGAAGCGTTATCGGAGAAAGTAATCAATAAACGGTCGTTGCGGGCCAATACGCTGTCCGTCAAAGTTGGCGATAAAATCGACGCTAATTTCGTCAACGAACTGCTCAACAGCTACGATTTTGAAAAGACCGATTTCGTGTATGAAGCCGGGCAGTTTTCAATTCGGGGGGGAATTATTGATGTTTTTTCGTTTGCCAGCGAGTTTCCGTATCGCATTGAGCTATTCGGTGACGAAATCGAGAGCATTCGGTTGTTCAATCCCGAAAGCCAGCTTTCCACCGATCCGGTTGATCAGATTAGTATCATCCCGAACATCGAAAATAAGCTCATTCACGAGACGCGGGAGCCGTTTCTGGAGTTTTTCTCAAATACCGCAACGCTTTGGTTTAAAGACGTGGAGCTGACGCTTGAAATCATCGAGAAGAACTTTGAGAAAGCCGAACAAAGTCTGGCCAGCCTGGTCGGCGGCAAAGGCGGTATTCAGATCGTCTCGGACCCCAATGTGCTGTTTGAAACCCGCCGGGGCCTGCTGAATCAGATTAAAACCTTCCGGACGGTTGAGTTTGGCCGACGGTTTTACTTTAAATCCGAGAACCGGCTTACGTATTCCTCGAAGGTTCAACCGTCGTTCAACAAAGATTTCAAGCGCCTGGTCGATAACTTATCGGAGAATCAGTCGAAAGGATATACTAATATCATTGCGGCCGAATCCTACAAACAGCAGGAGCGGCTCAAAACCATCTTCGATGAGCTGGATCCATTCCTCAAATTTCAGCCGCTGAATATTTCGCTGAAGGAAGGATTCATCGACGAACAGACGAAAGTGGTCTGTTACACCGATCACCAGATTTTTGACCGCTACTACAAATACCGTGTGCGGGATAAGTTTTCGAAATCGAAGGCCCTGACGCTGCGCGAGTTGAAAACACTGCAACCCGGCGATTTTGTGACCCACGTTGATCACGGAATCGGGCGGTTTGCGGGGCTGGAAAAAGTGGACGTGGGCGGCCGCGAACAGGAGGCCATTCGGTTGATCTACCGCGACAACGATATTCTGCTGGTCAGCATTCATAGCTTGCACAAGATTGCCAAATACACCGGCAAAGAAGGCACCCCGCCGGTGATGAGCAAACTCGGATCGCAGGAGTGGGACCTGAAAAAATCAAGGGTCAAGAAGCAGGTCAAGGACATTGCCAAAGAGTTGATTTCACTCTACGCCAAGCGCCGACAAGCCCCGGGATTTGCGTTTTCGCAGGACAGCTTTCTGCAGGCCGAACTCGAATCTTCGTTTATCTACGAGGATACGCCCGATCAGGCCAAGGCAACGGCCGACGTGAAAGCCGACATGGAACAGTCGCACCCGATGGACCGGCTGGTTTGCGGAGACGTTGGTTTTGGAAAAACGGAAGTGGCCGTTCGGGCGGCTTTCAAAGCCGTTACCGACAACAAGCAGGTAGCGGTTCTGGTCCCAACCACCATTCTGGCCATGCAGCATTACAACACGTTCCGGGAGCGGCTGGCCGATTTTCCGGTTAAAATAGAATACATCAACCGATTCCGGACAACGGCGCAGATTAAGGAAACCCTGAAACGGGTGGCTTCGGGCGAGACGGGTATCCTGATCGGTACGCACCGGATTGTTAATAAAGACATCAAGTTCAAGGACTTAGGCTTGCTTATCATTGACGAAGAGCAAAAATTTGGTGTTAAGACGAAGGATCGGCTTAAGGAAATGCGGGTGGATGTGGATGTACTGACGCTTACGGCCACGCCTATTCCACGAACGTTGCATTTCTCGTTGATGGGTGCCCGTGATCTGTCGGTGATTGCAACACCCCCGCCGAACCGACAACCCGTTACAACGGAAGTGCATACGTTCAGCGAAACCGTTGTCCGTGATGCTGTTAGCTACGAAGTCCGGCGGGGCGGACAGGTGTTTTTTGTGCACAACCGCGTCAGTGACATTGAGTCAATTGCCAATTTGATCATGCGGCTGGTTCCCGACGCCCGGGTGTCGGTCGCACACGGTCAGATGGAAGGCGAACGGCTGGAACGGGTCATGACCAAATTCATCGAAGGAGAATCGGACGTGCTGGTTTCTACCAACATTATTGAGTCGGGTCTGGACATTCCGAACGCCAACACGATCATCATTAATCAAGCCCATATGTTTGGTCTGTCGGACCTGCACCAGATGCGCGGTCGGGTAGGGCGGTCGAACAAGAAAGCGTTTTGTTACCTGATGACTCCGCCGGTTTCGGTGATTACCTCCGACGCCCGCAAGCGTCTACAAACCCTCGAGGACTTCTCGGAGCTGGGCGAAGGCTTCAAAATTGCCATGCGTGACCTCGACATCCGGGGAGCGGGGAACCTGCTGGGCGCCGAGCAAAGCGGTTTTGTGAACGATCTTGGTTTTGAGATGTACCACAAGATTCTGGATGAAGCCGTTCAGGAATTGAAAGAAACCGAGTTTAAAAACCTCTTCATGCCGAATGAGGACAGCATGAAAACACTGCTACCGGACACGCTGATCGAAACGGATTTGCAGGTTTTGATTCCGGAGAGGTACGTCGCTAATATCTCCGAGCGTTTGTCGTTATATAATCAGTTGGATAACATTCAGAATCAGGCGGAATTGGAAAGCTTCCAGCGTTCGGTGGTTGACCGGTTCGGGCCGATGCCGGAAGAGGTGGTTAATCTTATCAAACTGGTCACAGTTCGCTGGAAAGCAGAACGGTTACAGTTCGAAAAATTAACCCTTAAGAATAATATCATGAAGGGTACCTTCGTTTCTTCTGGGAATGACGATTTCTTCAACTCCGGGCAGTTTGGCAAAGTAATTGATTATGTCAAGAACAATTCAACAACCTGCTCATTAAAAGACTATAAAGGAAAGCTGATTTTCACGCAACGAGACGTAAGTTCAGTCGATCAGATGAACGATGTGCTGAGCCGGATGGTGGAGTGA